One genomic segment of Musa acuminata AAA Group cultivar baxijiao chromosome BXJ3-3, Cavendish_Baxijiao_AAA, whole genome shotgun sequence includes these proteins:
- the LOC135633011 gene encoding EH domain-containing protein 1-like isoform X3 — translation MNLMASSRASCSKEQQKIYQQWFAYADKDGDGRITGNDALKFFAMSKLSRPELKQVWAIADSKRQGFLDLLDFISAMQLVALAQAGHEITPDVLSHADLENLKLPVMEGLDALLAKSKRSAKKSDHRLDASPQHLLPASAAWFNSKASKKVPLSSVTSIIDGLKKLYIEKLKPLEVAYQFNEFVSPLLTNSDFDAKPMVMLLGQYSTGKTTFIKHLLQSSYPGAHIGPEPTTDRFVVVTSGPDERSIPGNTIAVQAHMPYHGLTAYGTGFLSKFECSQMPHPLLEHINFIDTPGVLSGEKQRTQRSYDFTGVTSWFAAKCDLILLLFDPYKLDISDEFKRVIGSLHGHDDKIRVVLNKADQVDTQQLMRVYGALLWSLGKVLNTPEVMRVYIGSFNDKPVNEAASGPIGKELFVREQDDLLSDLKDIPKKACDRRINEFVKRARAAKIHAYIISHLKKEMPSMMGKAKAQQRLVDNLEDEFVKVQKEFHLPPGDFPDVEHFREVLNGYNIDKFEKLKHKMIQAVDDMLAYDIPELLNRFRNPYD, via the exons ATGAACCTGATGGCGTCTTCGAGGGCTTCTTGCTCGAAGGAGCAGCAGAAGATCTACCAGCAGTGGTTCGCCTACGCCGACAAGG ATGGGGACGGGCGCATCACGGGGAACGACGCCCTCAAGTTCTTCGCCATGTCGAAGCTGTCTCGGCCCGAGCTTAAGCAG GTTTGGGCCATTGCTGACTCTAAGCGGCAGGGTTTTCTTGATCTCCTAGATTTCATCAGTGCCATGCAG CTTGTTGCACTAGCTCAGGCAGGACATGAGATTACTCCAGATGTACTGAGTCATGCAG ACTTGGAGAACTTAAAACTTCCAGTGATGGAAGGTTTGGATGCTCTGCTAGCT AAATCTAAGCGCTCAGCAAAGAAAAGTGATCATCGTTTAGATG CATCTCCACAGCACCTATTACCAGCATCAGCTGCGTGGTTTAACTCAAAAGCATCGAAGAAG GTCCCTCTAAGTTCAGTTACCTCTATTATTGATGGTTTGAAGAAATTATATATCGAGAAACTGAAGCCTTTGGAAGTTGCATATCAATTCAATGAGTTTGTTTCTCCTTTGCTG ACAAATAGTGATTTTGATGCCAAGCCCATGGTTATGCTATTGGGTCAATATTCTACCGGAAAGACAACATTCATTAAACATCTACTTCAATCTAGTTATCCAG GTGCGCATATTGGACCAGAACCTACAACTGATAGATTCGTTGTTGTTACA TCAGGGCCAGATGAGAGGAGTATTCCTGGAAATACTATTGCTGTTCAAGCACATATGCCTTACCACGGCCTGACTGCATATGGAACCGGCTTTCTATCAAAGTTTGAGTGTTCTCAGATGCCACATCCA CTTCTGGAGCACATTAATTTCATTGATACTCCTGGGGTCTTATCTGGAGAGAAACAACGAACGCAGCGCAGTTATGACTTCACTGGGGTGACATCTTGGTTTGCAGCAAAGTGTGACCTTATCCTTCTCCTGTTCGATCCTTATAAACTTGATATCAGCGATGAGTTTAAGCGTGTTATTGGATCTCTGCATGGCCATGATGACAAAATACGTGTAGTACTGAACAAGGCAGACCAAGTTGACACTCAACAG CTTATGAGAGTCTACGGGGCATTGCTATGGTCTCTTGGAAAAGTTCTTAATACCCCTGAAGTTATGCGAGTTTATATTGG GTCATTCAATGACAAGCCAGTAAATGAAGCAGCAAGCGGTCCAATCGGAAAGGAGTTGTTTGTGAGAGAGCAAGATGATCTGCTTTCTGATCTTAAAGACATACCAAAGAAGGCTTGTGACCGCCGT ATCAACGAATTCGTTAAGCGTGCAAGAGCAGCCAAGATTCATGCCTACATAATTAGTCATCTGAAGAAAGAGATGCCATCAATGATGGGCAAGGCCAAGGCTCAGCAGAGGCTCGTCGACAACCTCGAAGATGAGTTTGTAAAG GTTCAGAAGGAGTTTCATTTGCCACCAGGGGACTTCCCTGACGTCGAGCACTTCAGAGAGGTGTTGAATGGATACAACATCGACAAGTTTGAAAAGCTGAAGCACAAAATGATACAggctgtggatgatatgctggcaTACGACATCCCAGAACTCTTAAATAGGTTTAGAAATCCATATGACTGA
- the LOC135633011 gene encoding EH domain-containing protein 1-like isoform X1 — protein sequence MNLMASSRASCSKEQQKIYQQWFAYADKDGDGRITGNDALKFFAMSKLSRPELKQVWAIADSKRQGFLDLLDFISAMQLVALAQAGHEITPDVLSHADLENLKLPVMEGLDALLAVRQLLLSEISDDVSASPQHLLPASAAWFNSKASKKVPLSSVTSIIDGLKKLYIEKLKPLEVAYQFNEFVSPLLTNSDFDAKPMVMLLGQYSTGKTTFIKHLLQSSYPGAHIGPEPTTDRFVVVTSGPDERSIPGNTIAVQAHMPYHGLTAYGTGFLSKFECSQMPHPLLEHINFIDTPGVLSGEKQRTQRSYDFTGVTSWFAAKCDLILLLFDPYKLDISDEFKRVIGSLHGHDDKIRVVLNKADQVDTQQLMRVYGALLWSLGKVLNTPEVMRVYIGSFNDKPVNEAASGPIGKELFVREQDDLLSDLKDIPKKACDRRINEFVKRARAAKIHAYIISHLKKEMPSMMGKAKAQQRLVDNLEDEFVKVQKEFHLPPGDFPDVEHFREVLNGYNIDKFEKLKHKMIQAVDDMLAYDIPELLNRFRNPYD from the exons ATGAACCTGATGGCGTCTTCGAGGGCTTCTTGCTCGAAGGAGCAGCAGAAGATCTACCAGCAGTGGTTCGCCTACGCCGACAAGG ATGGGGACGGGCGCATCACGGGGAACGACGCCCTCAAGTTCTTCGCCATGTCGAAGCTGTCTCGGCCCGAGCTTAAGCAG GTTTGGGCCATTGCTGACTCTAAGCGGCAGGGTTTTCTTGATCTCCTAGATTTCATCAGTGCCATGCAG CTTGTTGCACTAGCTCAGGCAGGACATGAGATTACTCCAGATGTACTGAGTCATGCAG ACTTGGAGAACTTAAAACTTCCAGTGATGGAAGGTTTGGATGCTCTGCTAGCTGTACGTCAGTTATTA CTATCTGAAATTTCTGATGATGTTTCAGCATCTCCACAGCACCTATTACCAGCATCAGCTGCGTGGTTTAACTCAAAAGCATCGAAGAAG GTCCCTCTAAGTTCAGTTACCTCTATTATTGATGGTTTGAAGAAATTATATATCGAGAAACTGAAGCCTTTGGAAGTTGCATATCAATTCAATGAGTTTGTTTCTCCTTTGCTG ACAAATAGTGATTTTGATGCCAAGCCCATGGTTATGCTATTGGGTCAATATTCTACCGGAAAGACAACATTCATTAAACATCTACTTCAATCTAGTTATCCAG GTGCGCATATTGGACCAGAACCTACAACTGATAGATTCGTTGTTGTTACA TCAGGGCCAGATGAGAGGAGTATTCCTGGAAATACTATTGCTGTTCAAGCACATATGCCTTACCACGGCCTGACTGCATATGGAACCGGCTTTCTATCAAAGTTTGAGTGTTCTCAGATGCCACATCCA CTTCTGGAGCACATTAATTTCATTGATACTCCTGGGGTCTTATCTGGAGAGAAACAACGAACGCAGCGCAGTTATGACTTCACTGGGGTGACATCTTGGTTTGCAGCAAAGTGTGACCTTATCCTTCTCCTGTTCGATCCTTATAAACTTGATATCAGCGATGAGTTTAAGCGTGTTATTGGATCTCTGCATGGCCATGATGACAAAATACGTGTAGTACTGAACAAGGCAGACCAAGTTGACACTCAACAG CTTATGAGAGTCTACGGGGCATTGCTATGGTCTCTTGGAAAAGTTCTTAATACCCCTGAAGTTATGCGAGTTTATATTGG GTCATTCAATGACAAGCCAGTAAATGAAGCAGCAAGCGGTCCAATCGGAAAGGAGTTGTTTGTGAGAGAGCAAGATGATCTGCTTTCTGATCTTAAAGACATACCAAAGAAGGCTTGTGACCGCCGT ATCAACGAATTCGTTAAGCGTGCAAGAGCAGCCAAGATTCATGCCTACATAATTAGTCATCTGAAGAAAGAGATGCCATCAATGATGGGCAAGGCCAAGGCTCAGCAGAGGCTCGTCGACAACCTCGAAGATGAGTTTGTAAAG GTTCAGAAGGAGTTTCATTTGCCACCAGGGGACTTCCCTGACGTCGAGCACTTCAGAGAGGTGTTGAATGGATACAACATCGACAAGTTTGAAAAGCTGAAGCACAAAATGATACAggctgtggatgatatgctggcaTACGACATCCCAGAACTCTTAAATAGGTTTAGAAATCCATATGACTGA
- the LOC135633011 gene encoding EH domain-containing protein 1-like isoform X2, which translates to MNLMASSRASCSKEQQKIYQQWFAYADKDGDGRITGNDALKFFAMSKLSRPELKQVWAIADSKRQGFLDLLDFISAMQLVALAQAGHEITPDVLSHADLENLKLPVMEGLDALLALSEISDDVSASPQHLLPASAAWFNSKASKKVPLSSVTSIIDGLKKLYIEKLKPLEVAYQFNEFVSPLLTNSDFDAKPMVMLLGQYSTGKTTFIKHLLQSSYPGAHIGPEPTTDRFVVVTSGPDERSIPGNTIAVQAHMPYHGLTAYGTGFLSKFECSQMPHPLLEHINFIDTPGVLSGEKQRTQRSYDFTGVTSWFAAKCDLILLLFDPYKLDISDEFKRVIGSLHGHDDKIRVVLNKADQVDTQQLMRVYGALLWSLGKVLNTPEVMRVYIGSFNDKPVNEAASGPIGKELFVREQDDLLSDLKDIPKKACDRRINEFVKRARAAKIHAYIISHLKKEMPSMMGKAKAQQRLVDNLEDEFVKVQKEFHLPPGDFPDVEHFREVLNGYNIDKFEKLKHKMIQAVDDMLAYDIPELLNRFRNPYD; encoded by the exons ATGAACCTGATGGCGTCTTCGAGGGCTTCTTGCTCGAAGGAGCAGCAGAAGATCTACCAGCAGTGGTTCGCCTACGCCGACAAGG ATGGGGACGGGCGCATCACGGGGAACGACGCCCTCAAGTTCTTCGCCATGTCGAAGCTGTCTCGGCCCGAGCTTAAGCAG GTTTGGGCCATTGCTGACTCTAAGCGGCAGGGTTTTCTTGATCTCCTAGATTTCATCAGTGCCATGCAG CTTGTTGCACTAGCTCAGGCAGGACATGAGATTACTCCAGATGTACTGAGTCATGCAG ACTTGGAGAACTTAAAACTTCCAGTGATGGAAGGTTTGGATGCTCTGCTAGCT CTATCTGAAATTTCTGATGATGTTTCAGCATCTCCACAGCACCTATTACCAGCATCAGCTGCGTGGTTTAACTCAAAAGCATCGAAGAAG GTCCCTCTAAGTTCAGTTACCTCTATTATTGATGGTTTGAAGAAATTATATATCGAGAAACTGAAGCCTTTGGAAGTTGCATATCAATTCAATGAGTTTGTTTCTCCTTTGCTG ACAAATAGTGATTTTGATGCCAAGCCCATGGTTATGCTATTGGGTCAATATTCTACCGGAAAGACAACATTCATTAAACATCTACTTCAATCTAGTTATCCAG GTGCGCATATTGGACCAGAACCTACAACTGATAGATTCGTTGTTGTTACA TCAGGGCCAGATGAGAGGAGTATTCCTGGAAATACTATTGCTGTTCAAGCACATATGCCTTACCACGGCCTGACTGCATATGGAACCGGCTTTCTATCAAAGTTTGAGTGTTCTCAGATGCCACATCCA CTTCTGGAGCACATTAATTTCATTGATACTCCTGGGGTCTTATCTGGAGAGAAACAACGAACGCAGCGCAGTTATGACTTCACTGGGGTGACATCTTGGTTTGCAGCAAAGTGTGACCTTATCCTTCTCCTGTTCGATCCTTATAAACTTGATATCAGCGATGAGTTTAAGCGTGTTATTGGATCTCTGCATGGCCATGATGACAAAATACGTGTAGTACTGAACAAGGCAGACCAAGTTGACACTCAACAG CTTATGAGAGTCTACGGGGCATTGCTATGGTCTCTTGGAAAAGTTCTTAATACCCCTGAAGTTATGCGAGTTTATATTGG GTCATTCAATGACAAGCCAGTAAATGAAGCAGCAAGCGGTCCAATCGGAAAGGAGTTGTTTGTGAGAGAGCAAGATGATCTGCTTTCTGATCTTAAAGACATACCAAAGAAGGCTTGTGACCGCCGT ATCAACGAATTCGTTAAGCGTGCAAGAGCAGCCAAGATTCATGCCTACATAATTAGTCATCTGAAGAAAGAGATGCCATCAATGATGGGCAAGGCCAAGGCTCAGCAGAGGCTCGTCGACAACCTCGAAGATGAGTTTGTAAAG GTTCAGAAGGAGTTTCATTTGCCACCAGGGGACTTCCCTGACGTCGAGCACTTCAGAGAGGTGTTGAATGGATACAACATCGACAAGTTTGAAAAGCTGAAGCACAAAATGATACAggctgtggatgatatgctggcaTACGACATCCCAGAACTCTTAAATAGGTTTAGAAATCCATATGACTGA